Part of the Caulifigura coniformis genome, GAACGGAAATCGGCTACGACGAACTGCGGTCAAATTACGTTCCGGCCATCGAACGGATGATCGACCACATCGTCCGCGACACGGTGACGAACACGCTTGGCCTGCCGCTGAAGAAGTTGCCCGCATTGACCCGATCAATTGCCCAGGCGAAACGCGACGACGCCACCTTCGAGGAACTGACCAACCTGGTTCTTGCCGGTCGAAAGTCGGGCAAAGGACTGTGGAAGCAGTTCAAGTCGGATGCGCCCGACTCGGCTCTCCGCAGCAACCTGCGCGTGTTCCTGGCCGGAGCGCTCGAGGCGACGACGTCCTACGCCACCTGGACGCTGGCACACCTGTCGCGCAATCTCCCGGCGCAGGAGAAAGTGTTCACCGAGATCGAGCACATCGACGACTACACGCCAGACCGGCTCGATGAGGCCGGCTACTTCTGTCGTGTGCTCGATGAAACCCTGCGCCTCACGCCGTCGCTCTATTTCCTGCCCCGGCAGGCGACGGTGGATACGACGGTGACGATCTCCGACGGCCGAACCATGCAGATCCCAGCGCGGACGCACGTCCTGCTTGGCGTGTGGCATGCGAACCGGCATGATGACCATTGGGGGCCAGCGATCACCGGGTACCCCGCGAACGAGTTTGCCCCCGAGCGCTGGGAGCACCTGGCCGCCAGTGGACGGGCGTCGAAGGAGATGCTGCACTTCGGATTCGGGCACGGGGCGCGCGTCTGCCCCGGGAAGCACCTCGGACAGCTGGAAGTGGCGCTGGTTGTCGGAGCGATCGTGAAGATGTTCCGGTTCAAGGCCGTGAACGCAACGTGTGAAGCGCGGGCCGGAGTTTCGACGAAGCCGGCCGATGGAACGCTCGTCGAGCTCGAGCTGCGCGCCCCCGCGAACTAGTGGCGACGATTGATCGCGACCTGCTTTCGACAACGGCCCGCGCGCCGTGGAAGGCCACTCGGGGCATCACGCGGAGAGTTCAACGTCCGCGGGAAACCGGGCGCCGTCGTGGCGTTCGGCGGCCGCGAAGTGAAGGATTGACGCTGCGAGGCGCGGTCACGACTGCGGAAGGAATTCGCGAAGATCGCAAAACTCCTCTTGCCACGCCGGCGGATTTCGCAAGAATCGCGTCGTGCCGTGCGGACGCTGCACGGCTGGTTTTCAGGCCCGCCCTTCCGGTTATTCTGGCAAGTCGCCGGAGGTGGGGTGTTCTGTCAGAAAGGAGGTGGTCGCGTGCAATATCACTGTACTAGCCAACGAGGTGCGACTGTCTGAGCGGACGTCGGCGGATGATTCGCCGGCCCGGTTTGAAGTGGCGGCTGTGGGGTAACCAGCAGTCGTCAGCACCGTGGCGTCCTTCGGGACAAGACAGCCACCTCCTCATTGGACCCCACGGACGACTCGTCGTTCAGGGTTGATGAGTGATGAAACACGCCCGGCCCTCGACTCGTCGAGGGCCGGGCGTTCTTTTTTGGGAAGGACGTTTCGAACCAGTCGTCCGTCAGGATCCCGCTCGCTCGATCAACACGACGGCGTCCGCGGAGAGAGCTTCCTCCCGGCCGACGGGACCGACCTTTTCGCCAGTTTTGGCTTTCACGTTGACCATCGCAGCGTCGAGGCCCAGCAGCGACGCGACTCGCTCCTTGATGGCGGTCTTGAAGGGCGAGAGTCTTGGCCGCTGGGCGTGAACGGTGCAGTCGAGATTCACGATCGACCACCCATCCCCCTTGAGTCGTGCGACAACGTTCTCGAGCAGCATGCCCGAATCGACTCCTGCGTACTGCGGATCGTTGTCGGGAAACCATTCACCGATGTCGCCCAGCCCGGCCGCGCCGAGCAGGGCGTCGGTGATGGCGTGCAGCAGGACGTCCCCATCGCTGTGCGCGACGGGGCCGGTTTCATGCGGAATGAGGACGCCGCCGATGATCAGCGGCTTTCCGGGGGCGAGGCGATGAGTGTCGTGTCCGAGACCGATGCGATGCATGCGGTTGGTGTAACGATCGCGCCGGCGCTCGTCACGCCTGCGCCCATTCGCGTCATTTCGCGGACAGATCGAGGGAGATGATCTCGTTATCGTTGCGGACGTACATGCAGCGATTCGCAAACGCAGGCGGGCTCCAGATCACGGCCCGCCCGAAGGCGTCCTGCGTCGGCGCGATCACATGCGCCCGGCTCACCTCTTCGTACTTCTCGGGGGTCAGCTTCGCGATGATGACGTCGCCCTTCTCGTTGAACAGGAAGAACCGGTCGCCGTTCCGTGTGAGAAACGCCGTCGCCGAGCCGGCCCTGCGGTCTCCCGTGGTGGCGGCATAGGTCTCCCACAGCTTTCCGCCGGTGGCTGAATCGAGGGCCGTCAGCTCGCCCTCGCGATCCACTCCGTACAACGTGTTGCCGACCACCAGGATCGGGCTATGCACCGGCCCCAGGCCGATCTTGGGCGACGTTTTCCAGAGCACCTCCGGCATGCCTGTTGCCGCCAGCTTCAGCATCACGCCGATCTTCACGATGCCGCCGGCGAACAGCGAGTCGCCTACCTGCACCGGCGGGACGATCGACATTCCGAAGTTCGGTTCGAGTGGGACCGTCCAGTGAACGGAACCGGATGCAGGATCGACACCGTTGAGCGATTCCGGAGTCCACAGCACCAGCTCTTTCCGGCCGTGAAACTCGATCATGGTCGGCGGGCAGTAACCTGCGTCCTTCGAGTTGAGGGTGCGCCAGATTTCCCTGCCAGTCTTCTTGTCGAGGCAGACGGCAAAGGCGTTCGGGCCGCCGGGCGTCGCGAACAGGTGATCGCCGTCGACGAGCGGATGGGCGGCAAAGCCCCACATCGGCGTCGTCGCCTGGTAGTCGTTCTGGAAGTTCTTCGCCCAGATGACCGAGCCGTCTTTCACGGAGAGGCAGCGGAGGTCCCCTTCCGCGCCAAGAGAATAGACGCGATCACCATCGACCGTCGGCGTGGCCCGCGGGCCGGCCGGATAGGAGATTTCATAGGTCCGCGGGTAAGAGTGGACCCACAACTCCTGCCCTGTTTTTTCGTCGAGGCAGAGGAGCCGCTCGTTCCCCTGCAGGATGTTCTTGACCCCCGGATCGGCCTTGGCGTCACCCGATTTCCGGACGTAGTCGGAGACGAATACCCGTCCGTCCGCCACCGCCGGCCCGCTGTAGCCTCCCGCGATCCTCGCCCGCCACTTCACCGGAGGGCCTTCCGCTGGAAACGTCTCGACAATTCCGGTTTCGCTCCAGACGCCGTTCCGTTGCGGCCCAAGCCATTGGGGCCAGTCGTCGGCAAAAGCGCTGGTCGAAACCGAAACGAGGGCGGAGAAGAAAATTGCGGAGAAGGATCGTTGCGATCGCATGGAAAGAGTCCGGAGGCAGAGGCAGGGGAACGACGCGATTCTAGACGCATTCTTCCCGCCGGCTTCCCGGACCGCTTACTTCGCGGCCACGTTCTCTTTTTCGCCGACACGGTAAAGGTGCGATTCACTGCGCAGGAACAGCGCCCCGTCAATCGGAGTGTAGGACGCGTAGGTCCTGAGCCCATTGGCAAATTCGTTCTCGGCAATCTTCTCGAACGTGTGTCCCGGCTTGAACACGATCGAACGCCCTTCTTCGTTCTGGGCGTAGATCTTGCCGTCGGCATACAGCAGGGAGGCCGAGTACTTGCCGCCGACCCGCTCCGTCCAGTGGACTTTTCCGGAGGAAACGTCGACGCAGCTGATGATCCCCGCGTCCGACACGAAGTAAACGTCGTCCCCCACGACGACCGGCGATGGGTTGTAGGGGACTCCGCGTTCCAGCGACCACTTCACATGACTGTCGGTGATGTCGCCGCTCCCTGTGGGATCGATGGCCAGGATCTTCCCCTTCTCATAGCCGGTGCAGGCGATGACCAGGCCGTTGGCGTAGACCGGGCGGGGGACGACCGACCAGTTGCCGTGACGCACACGCCACAGCTCTTTGCCGTTGGCCGGATCGTAGGACATGATCGCGCCGCTGCCGGGGCAGATCGCCTGCGTTTGGCCGTTGATGTCAACGACGAGCGGCGTGCCGAACGAGAATCCTTTCGAGAAGCCAACATCGCGAGGAGTCTTCCAGGCGACGTGGCCGGTGGTCTTGTCGAGAGCCGCGACGTACTGCGAGTCGTGGCCGTCGCAGCAGATCACCAGATGATTGCCGGCCAGGGCCGGAGACCCGCCGACGCCGTGCTGCGGAAGGTACTTCAGCTCATTGGTCTTCCAGAGAACCTTGCCGTCGAAGTCGACGGCGGCCGTTCCGTGGGGACCGAAGTGGAGGAACACCCGGTCGCCGTCGATCAGCGGCGAGGCGCTGGCGTGACTGTTCTTCTTGTGGATCTCGACCTTGCTTTCGGTGCGGAAGAGTTCGTTGTTCCAGAGGATCTCACCGCTGCGGGGATCGATGCAGAGGGCGCGCAGCGACTGGGCGTCGTCGCCTTCCTGAACGGCGGTCGTGATAAAGAGTCGATTGCCGACAATGACGGGGGTCGACCAGCCGAGGCCGGGAATCTCCGTCTTCCAGACGACGTTCTCGGTCTCACTCCAGGTCGTGGGGAGCCGCGTGGCGTCGGAAAGGCCCTGGGCCGTCGGCCCGCGGAAATCGAGCCAGTCCTTCGCAGCGGCTTGAGATGTCAGGCCCAGAACAACAACGACCGCGCCAAACCAACGGTGCATAACCACTCCGGATACGTCGAATGAGCAGAGCGATCTTAGCGGATGACCGGTTCGGAGGCAGGTGATCTCAGGAACGATCGCGAAGGATTCGAACGGCCGGGAGTTCCCGCTGCAGCCGCTCGAAGTTCGCGTCGCTGATGCCGTGGAAGCGCAGCGACGTGAGCTTCGTCCACGTTTTGAGGATTGAGCTCACATCCTCCACATCGTCGACTCGCTGAGATTCGAGATGGGCCAGGTCGGGGAGTCGGGAGAGCACCGTCGCCAGCGACCGGTTCAGCGGAATCGGCACGGAAAGCGACGTGCACTTCGGGTATTGAGTGACGACAACAGACTGGATGTTCCCCGGTGTTGGAGGGTCATCGGGATTGCTCCCCTTGTCGGCGTGAATGGAGATCAGGATCTCCTGCGTCTCCGGGTGGATCCTGACATCGGCCCTGTATGAGCCCACCCCAGGCCGCTCCCACGTTGCTCCGGTGGAGCGAAATTTTTCCGGCCGCGGGGGAAGGTCCGCCTGTTCCGCTGTCGCAACCGGAGGGGCGGAGCTCAGGATTTTGAGCAACCGGGGATCGATCTCCGGGCTGAGCGACTCGACGGAACCATCCGCCATCACGACGTACGTGACAGCGCGGCCTGGCAGCCCGTACCCGGCAGGCGAGTTGTTGATCGCGTCTCCCAGCCGGCGCCAGTTGAAGGGGTATCCCCAGGGGAGGAAGTCGCCGCCCGCCTCACCGATCAGGAAGGTCTCGGACGTCCCGGCCGTCATGTCATCGAACGTGACGCAGTGATTCCTGTGCATGACGTTCGGATTGGCCGCGTGATGGATCAGCGGGTAGCCCTCCGGCGATACGAGCGGCGCGGTGATGAACGGGCTATGTTCGCACCACAGCGATTCGCGCATGAAGGGTTCGTTCACCGGGCTGTCCCAGGGCCGGTTCATGTCGATCATGTTGTAGAGCGGGGTTGCCGCCAGGAAGGGAATCAACCTGGTGGGCCAGCCGTGGTGAGCGACGCCGTCCGCATCGACGCTGGCGCCGAGCGGCAGGACTCTGTACACGTCGGCGTAGTTTTGAACCGCGAGCCCCCACTGCTTGAAGTTGTTCCGGGCCTGGGTTCTCCGGGCCGTCTCGCGCGCCTGTCGAACGGCCGGCAGGATCAGGGCGACCAGCAGGCCGAATACGCAGACCGGCACAACAAAACTCGTCCAGCGAGGAAGCATGCGGTGATCGGAACGGGTTGTCGTTTGCGGGCGGAGCGGAGTTTGCCCGATGACACATACGCCCGACGCGGCGCCGGCGTGGGCGCGCACCTTGCATCCGGCGTCGCTACGTGACGGCAGTGAACTCGGGGCGATATTCGACGAGGCCGGTGATTGCGGCGAGGGCTGCGGGCTGCAGTTCGAGCGCCATGAAGTATTCGGCCGGGACATCGAACGGGCATTCGATTCCCGAGTTGGCAGCGGTCTGGAAGCCGAACCGCCGGTAGAACGCCGGCTCGCCCAGGACGATCACCGCGGGGAAGCCACGCTCCCGAAGTCGGCCGAGCGACCAGTGGATGAGTGCGGTGCCAACTCCGCGTCGCTGCAGCTGGGGCGCAACGGACACCGGCGCGAGCGACAACACCGGCGGTTGACCTGCGACGCCGCCGACCTTGAGCGGGCTGTAGCCGACATGCGCCACCGGCCGGTCGGCCATGCGCGCGACGGCCGAAAGGGCGAATCCTCCGTTTTTTCTCAGTGCCTGCACCAGCTGCGATTCGGCCGGCTGGCCAAACGCGTCGATCGTCGACTGGTCGACGATGGCGACGTCCCCGCCGTTCTCTTCGTCAAACACAAGCTCATCCGGGAGCGAACTGGTCACGGTTCTGCCTTGATGGGGTCAGATGACTGGCGGCCGGCAAACGGCGGCAAACGGCGGCGGACAGACTGGCCGACACTAGGCGGCGGACGCAAGTTCGCGCGAGGCTGAAGGGGCCGGATCGCCGGTTACGGCCGTCAGAAAGCCGCGGACGCGGTCATCGAACTCTTCCGGCGAGGCGTCGCGCTCGAGGTTGTGGCGTCCGCCGGGAACCGTCCAGAACGTTGCTTGGGGGATCCGATCGGCCAGCAGCCTCTGGAACGACTCCGGCACGTGCGAGTCGTCTCCTCCCGCCAGCATCAGCACCGGGCGGCCGCCGAGTTGCTGGACTGATTGTTCCACCGGCACGAACCGCACTCGCTGCCTGAGCCCGCTCCAGGCGATCGCCAGCCGGAGCGTGCTGCGGATATGCCACAGCGGGACTGCGAGGATGGCGGGAACCAGGCGACGGATTCCGGCCATGAGGTGATGCATGGCCAGGTCGAGCGTGGAGAACGCGCCGACGGCGACCACTCCGTGGACGCTGCTCCCCGCAGCGGCGGCGAGCGCGGCATTCGCTCCACGACTTACGCCCACCAGCGTGACCGGCAGGCCCCGCCATTCCGGCCGCGTGGCGACCCACTCGAGGACCGCTTCGACATCATGGACTTCGAAGCGGGTCAGCCAATGACAGGGAGTGTAGCGGCGGTCGTGATCGCTCTCACCGTGGTTCCGGAAGTCGAACGTGACGAGGTCGTGTCGTTCGGTCACATGGTCGGCGCAGTGCCCCTGAAACGACCAGCGACTTCCGCCGAACTCGTGACAGAAGACGATGACGCCGTCGGTCGACCGGCCGGTGGCTCGGAGCACGCTGCCTCGCAGGAGCGGGCCGTCCACACTGGCGACGGAGAAGCGTTCGGCGTCGCGGCGGGGCGGGTACGCGCGGGCGCGGAGTTTCGGCTTCCGTTCAAAGTGCGAGATGATGGCGCGGGCGAACCCCGCCTGCACGAGAATATCGAGCAGCACGATCGCGCCCGCGATCTTCAGGACCAGCAGCGCCACGACGAACCTTTCAGGGACGCGACCGGCAGAAAATGCCGCCGGTCACCCGGCCCCCGAAATGAAGACCGCCGTCCGATGGCTGGCATCGGACGGCGGCGATTCGACGCTTGAGAGTTTCAGCAGTCAGGCAGACTGCGCGGCCTCCGCTGCAATGCGGCGCGGCCGTCATCTCTGCCCAGCTTCCTCAACCCTTGTAGGCGGAAAAGATCAGGGACACATTCTGGCCGCCGAAACCGAAGCTGTTCGACAGCGCCCGCGTCACCTTTCCCTGCCGGGCTTCATTGGGGATGTAGTCCAGGTCGCAGTCCGGGTCGGGCGTCTCGTAGTTGATCGTCGGCGGCAGGATGCCGTCCTTGATCGTCTTCAGGCAGACGATCGCTTCGGCACAGCCGGCTGCCGCGATCAGGTGTCCCATCATGCTCTTGGTGCTTGACACCGGCGTCTTGTAGGCGTGGTCGCCGAGGGCCTGCTTGATCGACAGCGTTTCGACCTTGTCGTTCACGGCTGTGCTCGTGCCGTGGGCGTTGATGTAGTCGATGTCGGTCGCGTTGATCTGAGCGTCGTTCAGGGCCATCTTGATGCACGCGGTCGCGCCGCGGCCGTCCGGATGGATGTCCGTGATACGGTAGGCGTCCGCGGTGGACCCGTATCCCAGGATCTCGCCATAGATCGGAGCGTTCCGCTTCAGCGCGTGCTCGAGTTCCTCGAGCACCAGGATGCCGGCCCCTTCGCCGAGCACGAAGCCATCGCGATCACGGTCGAACGGACGCGATGCCTTGCGCGGCGCTTCGTTGTGCGTCGAAAGGGCGGTCAGCAGGTTGAAGCCCGTCACTCCGAACGGATGAATCATGCTGTGAGCGCCGCCCGACAGCATCACGTCGGCCTCCCCCTGGCGGATGATCTCGGTCGCTTCCCCGATGGCCTGGCTCGAAGCAGCACATGCCGTCAGACAGTTCAGGTTCGGCCCCTGGGCGTTGAACAGACTGGCCAGGTGGCCAGCCGGCATGTTTGGCTCCTGCTCGATTTCCACCTTCGGGTTCAACTCTTCGAGACCGCGGCGGGTGAAGGTCTCCATGTCGAACTCGCCATTCCGCTGGGCCTCGGCGATGAGCGTCATGAAAAGGTTGAAATCCTGCTGGCCTTCACCAGCGCCCAGGTAGATTCCGAAACGGCGAGGATCGACCGACTGATCGCTCACGCCCGAGTCTTTCACCGCCTGGACGGCCGCGCCAATGGCGTAACGAATGTTCCGTCCGGCGAACTCGAAGCGGTCCGGGTTCGGGATGTAGTCCGCGAGGTCATAGCCCTTCACTTCGGCCGCGAACTTCGTCGGAAAGTGCGACGCATCGAAGTGCGTGATGTAGTCGATCCCGCTCTTCCCTTCCTGGAGGGCCTTCCACATGGCGTCGACGGTTTTCCCGATCGGCGTGACGACTCCCATGCCCGTGACGACGACACGTCTGCGCATTTTCCACTTCTCCGGTGTCTCTACCCGCGGTTCACAAGCGGAACGCGGTCACAATGACGGCACGCCGTCCACTGACCATATCGGCCGGAACGACGTCCAAACTGATTCCAGAACCAATTCACAGCAACCTGACCGGCGGCAAGTTTAGCCCGGCGGACGGGTTGCGAAAAGGGGCACGCCCGCGGTCAGGGACCGTCAGAATCGCAGGGAGCGGGTTACTTTGTCTCCCGTTTCTCTTACTCTGCCAACAACTTGCGCCGTGCGGACGCCGCTGGGCATTGCTTCGTCGACCCAGCGGTAATACACGTCGCTCAGCCCCGGGCCACGTCCCTTTCTCAACTCGATTTTCTCCGGCATCACCGGCTGGCCGTCGACCGTCAGCGCCTCGAAATCGACCAGCGGAGTCTTCGGCTGCCCCTGGGTCGTGTTCACCCAGGCGCAGCGGATCCGCAATGCGATTCCATGTTCCGGACGTCCGACTTCGTCCACGTCCTCCGGGCGGATGGCAACCAGCGAGATCAGCGGCCGGGAGATCTCCGGGTTTTCCCACCACCGCCAGTCTGCCTCGCGCGCTTTGACGAACTCGACAGCCGCGTCGCTGCCCCCATGCATCCGCAGGGCTCCGTTGGTGACTGCGTCCTTACGGACCGCGACGACCCACTGGTTCTTCATCGACTCCAGCCAGCCCTCCCACGTCGGTTCCCGTGCCAGGAACAGCGTCCGGAATCCGGTCGTCATGTCGCTGAACCACCACGGCTCCGTTCCATGCGCATCCTGCAGTCCGACGAATGGCAACTGGCCGCGATAGCGCTTGAGAAAGGGCTCGCTGTTGGTGAAGTCGGGATTGCCGAAGTGGAACGTGCTGATCGCTGCGAAGCCCCCACGTTCAATGGAGTCGTCCAGCAACAGTCGGACGAGTTCTTCATTCTCGCCGAATTGCCAGAGGACTCTTCCGCCGGCCTCTTCCAGTGGTTTCAGTCGCTTCTCTCGATACTCGTCCCACGTCACCACGCCGGCGTTCGCGAGCGAGGGACCAATGTCAGCGCCGGCCGGCGCAATGATGTCGCTGGTGTGGCTGTAGGTTCCCATACCCGGGAAGTCGACCCACGTGCCGTATTCCTCGTTGGCGACGAAGAAGGTCACCGGAACTTTCTCGCGGTTGGCGGTTTCCTGGGCCTTCTTCAGCCAGGGCGCCTTTGCGTTCTTGGCGCCCCACAGATGAATCTTCAGCGACCTTGCCAGTTCGACCGCTTCCGTTGGGCTCCCCTGTCCGTGTGCCTCGATCTGGATCGTGAAGACTTTGAGGTCGGCAGGAAGAGCCTCTGTCTGGGGAACCGGGCGGGACCTGGGAAGCGGCTCGAATTTCTGGAAGGCTCTCAGCGAGTCGAGCGCGTAGTAGGTCGCCACGGCGTTCGAAAACCAGCCCGGCCGGTCCGAGAATCCGCCATCATCGTTTTGACGAAGCCGAATCATCCGCGCCACGGTTCCAATCTCGCTGACATCCTCTTTCAGCAGTTCGAGGCAGCGAATCGCGGCCCACGTGTAAGCCAGGTCACGCTGTTGGGCGAACTTCGCATCGGGCTGATGCAGCCCGAAACCGCATGAGAGCACCCACGCCACCGCAGCCGTTCGGTTCTCGCCCAGCCTCCCGAGAATATCCAGTGCCTGCAGCCCCCAGAACGTGTTGAGGATGTTGCCGTCGCTGCCGTCGCTGGCCGGTGTATTGCCGAAGCTGCCGTTCGGGCGGCGGCGACTGTCGAGATACTCGATGAATTCCGGGTCGATTTCATCCATCGGCAGGCCCAGCAGCTTGCGGCAGGTGAATGCCGTCAACTGGTGGCGGAAGACCGGGTATCCATGCTTTTCATACTGCTTCAGGTAACCGACCGGCTTCTTCCAGGAAGCGACGCGCTCTCGGAACTCCGAAACGTCCTCACTCAGCCACAGCAGAGACTGAATCTGCATCTGGTCGAACTCGCGATGCTCCTGCTCGAGTTTCTTCCACGAGGCCGGGTGATTCCGGCGAACAAAGTCCGCATGCTTCTTCGGTTCCGGCGGCGCCACACCCAGAATCTGGTAGCACCCGAG contains:
- a CDS encoding cytochrome P450, with translation MATPRTSGFGLWERLARLPGQLLGRNPFGGELLPGRVPILAPGSGRPALPFPHPWNYRDPLCILDSYFHGSESAEGAARHNRYLDFPGFPPVLVTRDPAVIRAICSDTGDQPGQFDRDPLPSAGIARATGKDTLLYSNGSVWRRQRKIAAPPFGKTTLFQPERFHEFEATFRQTIRKRLGVLRDHLASTGKPTAIVSLEPEIKVVMLELLTNNFFGTEIGYDELRSNYVPAIERMIDHIVRDTVTNTLGLPLKKLPALTRSIAQAKRDDATFEELTNLVLAGRKSGKGLWKQFKSDAPDSALRSNLRVFLAGALEATTSYATWTLAHLSRNLPAQEKVFTEIEHIDDYTPDRLDEAGYFCRVLDETLRLTPSLYFLPRQATVDTTVTISDGRTMQIPARTHVLLGVWHANRHDDHWGPAITGYPANEFAPERWEHLAASGRASKEMLHFGFGHGARVCPGKHLGQLEVALVVGAIVKMFRFKAVNATCEARAGVSTKPADGTLVELELRAPAN
- the ispF gene encoding 2-C-methyl-D-erythritol 2,4-cyclodiphosphate synthase, with protein sequence MHRIGLGHDTHRLAPGKPLIIGGVLIPHETGPVAHSDGDVLLHAITDALLGAAGLGDIGEWFPDNDPQYAGVDSGMLLENVVARLKGDGWSIVNLDCTVHAQRPRLSPFKTAIKERVASLLGLDAAMVNVKAKTGEKVGPVGREEALSADAVVLIERAGS
- a CDS encoding outer membrane protein assembly factor BamB family protein, with amino-acid sequence MRSQRSFSAIFFSALVSVSTSAFADDWPQWLGPQRNGVWSETGIVETFPAEGPPVKWRARIAGGYSGPAVADGRVFVSDYVRKSGDAKADPGVKNILQGNERLLCLDEKTGQELWVHSYPRTYEISYPAGPRATPTVDGDRVYSLGAEGDLRCLSVKDGSVIWAKNFQNDYQATTPMWGFAAHPLVDGDHLFATPGGPNAFAVCLDKKTGREIWRTLNSKDAGYCPPTMIEFHGRKELVLWTPESLNGVDPASGSVHWTVPLEPNFGMSIVPPVQVGDSLFAGGIVKIGVMLKLAATGMPEVLWKTSPKIGLGPVHSPILVVGNTLYGVDREGELTALDSATGGKLWETYAATTGDRRAGSATAFLTRNGDRFFLFNEKGDVIIAKLTPEKYEEVSRAHVIAPTQDAFGRAVIWSPPAFANRCMYVRNDNEIISLDLSAK
- a CDS encoding PQQ-binding-like beta-propeller repeat protein, which codes for MHRWFGAVVVVLGLTSQAAAKDWLDFRGPTAQGLSDATRLPTTWSETENVVWKTEIPGLGWSTPVIVGNRLFITTAVQEGDDAQSLRALCIDPRSGEILWNNELFRTESKVEIHKKNSHASASPLIDGDRVFLHFGPHGTAAVDFDGKVLWKTNELKYLPQHGVGGSPALAGNHLVICCDGHDSQYVAALDKTTGHVAWKTPRDVGFSKGFSFGTPLVVDINGQTQAICPGSGAIMSYDPANGKELWRVRHGNWSVVPRPVYANGLVIACTGYEKGKILAIDPTGSGDITDSHVKWSLERGVPYNPSPVVVGDDVYFVSDAGIISCVDVSSGKVHWTERVGGKYSASLLYADGKIYAQNEEGRSIVFKPGHTFEKIAENEFANGLRTYASYTPIDGALFLRSESHLYRVGEKENVAAK
- a CDS encoding DUF1559 family PulG-like putative transporter, with protein sequence MLPRWTSFVVPVCVFGLLVALILPAVRQARETARRTQARNNFKQWGLAVQNYADVYRVLPLGASVDADGVAHHGWPTRLIPFLAATPLYNMIDMNRPWDSPVNEPFMRESLWCEHSPFITAPLVSPEGYPLIHHAANPNVMHRNHCVTFDDMTAGTSETFLIGEAGGDFLPWGYPFNWRRLGDAINNSPAGYGLPGRAVTYVVMADGSVESLSPEIDPRLLKILSSAPPVATAEQADLPPRPEKFRSTGATWERPGVGSYRADVRIHPETQEILISIHADKGSNPDDPPTPGNIQSVVVTQYPKCTSLSVPIPLNRSLATVLSRLPDLAHLESQRVDDVEDVSSILKTWTKLTSLRFHGISDANFERLQRELPAVRILRDRS
- a CDS encoding GNAT family N-acetyltransferase, with product MTSSLPDELVFDEENGGDVAIVDQSTIDAFGQPAESQLVQALRKNGGFALSAVARMADRPVAHVGYSPLKVGGVAGQPPVLSLAPVSVAPQLQRRGVGTALIHWSLGRLRERGFPAVIVLGEPAFYRRFGFQTAANSGIECPFDVPAEYFMALELQPAALAAITGLVEYRPEFTAVT
- a CDS encoding alpha/beta hydrolase, translated to MALLVLKIAGAIVLLDILVQAGFARAIISHFERKPKLRARAYPPRRDAERFSVASVDGPLLRGSVLRATGRSTDGVIVFCHEFGGSRWSFQGHCADHVTERHDLVTFDFRNHGESDHDRRYTPCHWLTRFEVHDVEAVLEWVATRPEWRGLPVTLVGVSRGANAALAAAAGSSVHGVVAVGAFSTLDLAMHHLMAGIRRLVPAILAVPLWHIRSTLRLAIAWSGLRQRVRFVPVEQSVQQLGGRPVLMLAGGDDSHVPESFQRLLADRIPQATFWTVPGGRHNLERDASPEEFDDRVRGFLTAVTGDPAPSASRELASAA
- the fabF gene encoding beta-ketoacyl-ACP synthase II, with product MRRRVVVTGMGVVTPIGKTVDAMWKALQEGKSGIDYITHFDASHFPTKFAAEVKGYDLADYIPNPDRFEFAGRNIRYAIGAAVQAVKDSGVSDQSVDPRRFGIYLGAGEGQQDFNLFMTLIAEAQRNGEFDMETFTRRGLEELNPKVEIEQEPNMPAGHLASLFNAQGPNLNCLTACAASSQAIGEATEIIRQGEADVMLSGGAHSMIHPFGVTGFNLLTALSTHNEAPRKASRPFDRDRDGFVLGEGAGILVLEELEHALKRNAPIYGEILGYGSTADAYRITDIHPDGRGATACIKMALNDAQINATDIDYINAHGTSTAVNDKVETLSIKQALGDHAYKTPVSSTKSMMGHLIAAAGCAEAIVCLKTIKDGILPPTINYETPDPDCDLDYIPNEARQGKVTRALSNSFGFGGQNVSLIFSAYKG
- a CDS encoding prenyltransferase/squalene oxidase repeat-containing protein, with the protein product MSRSSIGSRFSAHELSRRDWLAITAGGLATFAIPVTTGAASLPADVRKSVATYLETLVRPDGGFAWDDQPTSHLSPTYAALGCYQILGVAPPEPKKHADFVRRNHPASWKKLEQEHREFDQMQIQSLLWLSEDVSEFRERVASWKKPVGYLKQYEKHGYPVFRHQLTAFTCRKLLGLPMDEIDPEFIEYLDSRRRPNGSFGNTPASDGSDGNILNTFWGLQALDILGRLGENRTAAVAWVLSCGFGLHQPDAKFAQQRDLAYTWAAIRCLELLKEDVSEIGTVARMIRLRQNDDGGFSDRPGWFSNAVATYYALDSLRAFQKFEPLPRSRPVPQTEALPADLKVFTIQIEAHGQGSPTEAVELARSLKIHLWGAKNAKAPWLKKAQETANREKVPVTFFVANEEYGTWVDFPGMGTYSHTSDIIAPAGADIGPSLANAGVVTWDEYREKRLKPLEEAGGRVLWQFGENEELVRLLLDDSIERGGFAAISTFHFGNPDFTNSEPFLKRYRGQLPFVGLQDAHGTEPWWFSDMTTGFRTLFLAREPTWEGWLESMKNQWVVAVRKDAVTNGALRMHGGSDAAVEFVKAREADWRWWENPEISRPLISLVAIRPEDVDEVGRPEHGIALRIRCAWVNTTQGQPKTPLVDFEALTVDGQPVMPEKIELRKGRGPGLSDVYYRWVDEAMPSGVRTAQVVGRVRETGDKVTRSLRF